A portion of the Hoylesella buccalis ATCC 35310 genome contains these proteins:
- the surE gene encoding 5'/3'-nucleotidase SurE, which translates to MQTERPLILISNDDGYHSPGIHALVDMVSDLADVLVCAPEAARSGFSCAFSAVEYLRLKRRKDIGTAQVWSCSGTPVDCVKLALDQLCPDRRPALILGGINHGDNSSVNNHYSGTMGIAMEGCMKYIPSVAFSSCYYEEDANLEPLRPYVRMVVKKVLADGLSKGICLNVNFPARQVFEGIKACRMTMGRWVNEIVKQHHPRQYDYYWVVGEYLNDEPDAEDSDQWALNHGYVAITPTKMDVTAYEFMDEIREWGKPVAPSTFNAQD; encoded by the coding sequence ATGCAGACAGAGCGACCCTTGATTTTGATTTCAAACGATGACGGCTATCATTCACCCGGCATTCATGCCTTGGTAGACATGGTTTCCGATTTGGCAGATGTACTGGTCTGCGCACCCGAGGCGGCTCGTTCGGGCTTTTCGTGTGCTTTTTCGGCTGTTGAATATCTGCGATTAAAGCGCAGGAAGGACATCGGAACGGCTCAAGTATGGTCGTGCAGTGGTACGCCGGTCGACTGTGTGAAGCTGGCTCTCGACCAGTTGTGCCCCGACAGGAGGCCGGCTCTCATCCTGGGCGGCATCAACCACGGCGACAATTCGTCTGTAAACAACCACTATTCGGGTACCATGGGCATCGCCATGGAAGGCTGCATGAAGTACATTCCCTCGGTGGCATTCTCCAGTTGTTATTACGAGGAGGATGCCAACCTTGAACCGTTGCGTCCATACGTGCGGATGGTGGTGAAAAAGGTGCTGGCGGACGGACTGTCTAAGGGCATCTGCTTGAACGTCAACTTTCCTGCCCGACAAGTGTTTGAGGGTATCAAAGCGTGCCGGATGACGATGGGCCGGTGGGTCAACGAGATTGTAAAACAACATCATCCGCGTCAATACGACTATTATTGGGTGGTGGGCGAGTATCTGAACGACGAGCCCGATGCCGAGGACTCCGACCAGTGGGCACTCAATCATGGTTATGTTGCCATTACGCCCACTAAGATGGATGTCACCGCTTACGAGTTCATGGACGAGATCAGAGAATGGGGAAAACCAGTTGCCCCTTCAACTTTCAATGCCCAAGACTAA
- the lpxB gene encoding lipid-A-disaccharide synthase: MKYYLIVGEASGDLHASHLMMALKKQDNDARFRFFGGDLMTAVGGERVRHFKEMAYMGFIPVLLHLRTIFKNMKMCKEDIVRWQPDVVILVDYAGFNLNIAKFLKTNTNIPAYYYISPKLWAWKEYRIKNIKRDVAELFSILPFEVPFFEKKHHYPIHYVGNPTADEVRQFRASYTESFEEFCLANHLDKNKPIIALLAGSRKQEIKDNLPAMIQAANAYPDYQSVLAGAPAIEDAYYEEYLTGTNVALVKNKTYPLLAHAAAALVTSGTATLETALFDVPQVVCYKTLVPWLIRFAFKHIIKVKYISLVNLIADREVVRELFADRFTLANIVKELGLILPSGGERPKMLADYAEVRHQLGDHVAPENAAKIMVSLLKGERQ; encoded by the coding sequence ATGAAGTATTATTTGATTGTTGGCGAAGCCAGTGGAGACTTGCATGCCTCGCACTTGATGATGGCTTTGAAAAAACAGGACAATGACGCTCGGTTTCGATTCTTCGGCGGAGACCTCATGACGGCGGTTGGGGGAGAGCGGGTGAGGCATTTCAAGGAAATGGCGTACATGGGTTTTATCCCCGTACTGCTGCACCTGCGAACCATCTTCAAGAACATGAAAATGTGCAAAGAAGACATTGTTCGGTGGCAGCCCGATGTGGTGATTTTGGTCGACTATGCCGGATTTAACCTGAATATTGCTAAGTTCTTGAAAACCAATACAAACATACCTGCTTATTATTACATATCGCCCAAGCTTTGGGCCTGGAAGGAATACCGCATCAAGAACATCAAGCGCGATGTGGCTGAATTGTTTTCCATCCTGCCTTTCGAGGTCCCTTTCTTCGAGAAAAAACATCATTATCCCATTCATTATGTAGGCAATCCGACAGCCGATGAGGTGCGTCAGTTTCGCGCTTCATACACCGAGAGTTTCGAGGAGTTTTGTCTCGCGAATCATCTTGACAAAAACAAACCTATTATTGCCTTGCTGGCAGGAAGCCGAAAACAGGAAATTAAGGACAATCTGCCTGCCATGATTCAGGCTGCCAACGCTTATCCAGACTACCAATCCGTGCTGGCGGGGGCGCCAGCTATTGAGGATGCTTATTACGAAGAGTACCTGACCGGCACGAACGTCGCTTTGGTAAAAAACAAGACTTATCCGTTGTTGGCCCATGCTGCGGCAGCTCTGGTGACCAGTGGTACGGCAACGCTCGAAACGGCTTTGTTCGATGTGCCGCAAGTGGTGTGTTACAAGACGCTCGTGCCCTGGCTCATACGCTTTGCGTTCAAGCATATCATTAAGGTAAAGTACATCTCTTTGGTCAACCTCATCGCTGATCGGGAAGTGGTGCGAGAACTGTTTGCCGACCGCTTTACGCTCGCGAACATCGTCAAAGAACTGGGACTTATCCTGCCGAGTGGCGGTGAACGCCCGAAAATGCTCGCCGATTATGCCGAGGTGCGTCATCAGTTGGGCGATCATGTAGCACCAGAAAATGCCGCAAAAATTATGGTTTCATTGTTGAAGGGCGAACGGCAGTAA
- a CDS encoding SGNH/GDSL hydrolase family protein, with protein sequence MRHFKVIFFLLVLLSPTLVFSQITYYNADQFPVIGKISNDTETRYERLPRELKNTCRPPVWHLGKHTSGLAVRFKTNSTTIAAKWENLNDAYMNHMSPTGTKGLDLYTWDQGKWVFMKTGRPTAKVSTQVIIDNMKPIEREYMLYLPLYDGIVSLEIGIDSTKTIAQPTLPFPRTEAPIVVYGTSITQGGCAARPGMSFTNILERRLNTEVINLGFSGNGRLDMDVAEVIAKKKNAQMFILDFAPNNGPEDVKNKTIPFVNIIRKENPNTPIVLIENPIFPHGTYDQEISKVVHDKNIELKKCFQALKAKGDNNLYYISSDNLIGNDGEATVDGIHFTDLGFMRMADVLLQEMKKMGIVK encoded by the coding sequence ATGCGTCATTTCAAAGTCATTTTTTTCCTCCTTGTCTTATTGTCACCTACCCTTGTGTTTTCGCAAATCACTTACTACAACGCCGATCAGTTTCCGGTTATTGGAAAAATATCCAATGATACCGAAACCAGATACGAGCGTTTGCCTCGTGAATTAAAAAACACCTGCCGACCTCCTGTTTGGCATTTGGGCAAACACACATCAGGTCTCGCCGTGAGGTTCAAGACCAACAGTACAACGATTGCTGCCAAATGGGAAAACTTGAACGATGCCTACATGAACCACATGTCACCCACCGGAACCAAAGGACTTGACTTATATACCTGGGATCAAGGCAAATGGGTTTTCATGAAAACAGGCAGACCTACGGCGAAAGTTTCCACGCAAGTCATCATCGACAACATGAAGCCCATCGAGCGGGAATACATGCTCTACCTTCCCTTGTATGACGGAATTGTTTCACTTGAGATTGGCATCGACTCAACCAAGACTATCGCCCAACCCACACTGCCATTTCCGAGGACAGAAGCACCCATCGTTGTGTATGGAACGAGCATCACACAAGGAGGTTGTGCGGCCCGACCAGGAATGAGTTTCACCAACATATTAGAACGCAGGCTCAACACCGAGGTAATCAATCTTGGATTCAGCGGCAACGGCAGACTGGACATGGATGTGGCGGAAGTCATTGCCAAAAAGAAGAATGCGCAGATGTTCATCCTTGATTTTGCACCGAACAACGGCCCGGAGGATGTCAAGAACAAGACAATTCCTTTCGTCAACATCATCAGAAAAGAAAATCCAAATACACCAATCGTGCTCATCGAAAACCCCATATTTCCCCATGGTACTTACGATCAAGAGATTAGTAAAGTTGTCCACGACAAGAATATCGAACTGAAAAAATGTTTTCAGGCCCTCAAGGCAAAAGGAGACAACAACCTCTATTACATCAGCAGCGACAACCTCATCGGCAATGATGGCGAAGCAACGGTCGATGGCATTCACTTTACAGATCTTGGTTTCATGAGAATGGCAGATGTGCTGCTGCAAGAAATGAAAAAGATGGGGATTGTCAAATAA
- a CDS encoding phosphatidate cytidylyltransferase, which translates to MTPKLKNLITRTITGVLFVAIMTTCFLRPVAMIFVFTLITGMTIWEFTGLVNDRENVTVNRFITTVAGVYFFLAVAGVNSGFIQTNAVFVPYLLTIVYLFISNLYTQSKDAVNDWAYTMLSQLYIALPLSMINVLAFRQSPDGATHFYYLLPLSIFIFLWANDTGAYCTGSLFGKHKLFPRISPAKSWEGSIGGGILVLIMASIIYYIESQGENLSGLNLIEWLGLGLVVVIFGTWGDLVESLLKRTLGIKDSGNILPGHGGMLDRFDSSLMAIPAAVIYLYSITLL; encoded by the coding sequence ATGACACCAAAACTTAAAAATCTCATCACTCGAACCATCACTGGCGTCTTGTTCGTTGCCATCATGACAACCTGTTTTTTGCGCCCTGTTGCCATGATATTCGTCTTTACACTCATCACTGGCATGACGATTTGGGAGTTTACAGGATTGGTAAACGACCGTGAAAACGTTACCGTTAACCGATTCATCACAACGGTAGCCGGCGTTTATTTCTTTCTTGCCGTGGCAGGTGTCAACAGTGGTTTCATCCAAACCAATGCCGTATTTGTTCCCTATCTCCTCACCATCGTCTACCTATTTATCAGCAATCTGTACACACAAAGCAAGGATGCCGTGAACGACTGGGCATACACCATGCTTTCGCAACTGTACATTGCGCTGCCGCTTTCGATGATCAACGTGTTGGCTTTCAGACAATCACCAGACGGTGCAACCCATTTTTACTACTTACTTCCTCTGAGTATCTTCATTTTTCTGTGGGCCAACGACACCGGCGCCTATTGCACAGGCTCACTCTTTGGTAAGCACAAACTATTTCCACGCATCTCGCCTGCTAAAAGTTGGGAAGGGAGTATCGGAGGTGGTATCCTCGTTTTAATTATGGCTTCCATTATATACTATATTGAATCGCAAGGGGAAAACTTATCTGGACTCAACCTCATAGAATGGCTCGGATTAGGATTAGTGGTAGTCATATTTGGAACTTGGGGCGATTTGGTAGAATCATTGTTGAAACGCACATTAGGCATTAAAGACAGTGGTAACATTCTACCCGGCCACGGAGGCATGCTCGACCGCTTCGACTCCTCCCTGATGGCCATCCCGGCAGCCGTAATTTATCTTTATTCCATCACCTTGTTGTAA
- the ftsH gene encoding ATP-dependent zinc metalloprotease FtsH, with amino-acid sequence MDNKNNSYNNNNDNQPKMPKFNMNWIYAIVAITLAIFFMTGGGNSLGNASANKKATYSKFKQYIAKGYAKNVVINKEQNILKMYVKPEHIRDVFNMTAKQTGTSPYVEVEFGSVDELEKYLTAEQSSGKIADFSYENEKGSDLVNILLNLSFPIFLIVMWIFLMRRMGGGGAGGSGGVFNVGKSKAKMYEKGNDLGITFKDVAGQAGAKQEVQEIVDFLKNPQKYTDLGGKIPKGALLVGPPGTGKTLLAKAVAGEAGVPFFSMSGSDFVEMFVGVGASRVRDLFRQAKEKSPCIIFIDEIDAVGRARSKNPAMGGNDERENTLNALLTEMDGFGTNSGVIILAATNRADMLDNALLRAGRFDRQISVDLPDLPERKEIFLVHLRRVKVAPDLDIDFLSRQTPGFSGADIANVCNEAALIAARHNKTQVGKQDFLDAVDRIVGGLEKKTKIMTAGEKRTIALHEAGHATVSWFCEHAHPLVKVSIVPRGRALGAAWYLPEERQITTKEQMLDEMCALLGGRAAEELCVGQISTGAINDLERATKSSYSMIAYAGMSDVLPNICYYNNQEYQFQRPYSETTAKIIDDEVLKMINEQYDRAKQILTEHKEGHAKLAELLLTREVIFAKDVEKIFGKRPWVSRSQEIMQDNEPKLEDMPEEVKAAEEEHQRTLKENKQEF; translated from the coding sequence ATGGACAATAAAAACAACTCCTACAATAATAACAACGACAACCAACCCAAGATGCCTAAGTTCAACATGAACTGGATTTACGCAATTGTTGCTATTACACTGGCCATATTTTTCATGACCGGAGGTGGTAACTCCCTGGGCAACGCAAGCGCCAATAAGAAAGCTACTTATTCGAAATTCAAGCAATACATCGCAAAAGGTTACGCCAAGAATGTGGTCATCAACAAGGAACAGAATATATTGAAGATGTACGTTAAGCCCGAACACATCCGCGATGTCTTCAACATGACGGCCAAGCAGACGGGCACTTCTCCCTACGTTGAAGTGGAATTTGGATCGGTTGACGAACTGGAAAAATACCTAACAGCTGAACAATCATCTGGTAAAATTGCCGACTTCAGCTACGAGAACGAGAAAGGAAGCGACTTGGTAAACATTCTGCTTAACCTTTCATTCCCCATTTTTCTCATCGTCATGTGGATTTTCCTGATGCGAAGAATGGGTGGCGGAGGTGCCGGAGGGTCTGGTGGCGTCTTCAATGTTGGTAAGAGTAAGGCCAAGATGTACGAGAAAGGCAACGACTTGGGCATCACCTTCAAGGACGTAGCAGGACAAGCTGGCGCCAAACAAGAGGTGCAAGAGATTGTTGACTTCCTGAAGAATCCACAGAAATACACCGATCTGGGCGGTAAAATACCTAAGGGAGCACTGCTCGTAGGACCTCCAGGTACGGGTAAAACCTTGCTGGCAAAGGCTGTTGCAGGTGAAGCTGGTGTGCCTTTCTTCTCCATGAGTGGCTCCGATTTCGTAGAGATGTTCGTTGGTGTTGGTGCCAGTCGTGTGCGCGACTTGTTCCGACAAGCCAAGGAGAAATCACCCTGTATCATCTTCATCGATGAGATTGATGCCGTAGGAAGGGCCCGCAGCAAGAACCCTGCCATGGGCGGAAACGACGAAAGAGAGAACACGTTGAATGCCTTACTGACCGAAATGGACGGCTTTGGCACCAACAGTGGCGTCATTATTCTGGCTGCTACCAACCGCGCCGACATGCTCGACAATGCACTATTACGCGCAGGACGCTTTGACAGACAAATCAGTGTGGACTTGCCTGACCTGCCCGAACGCAAGGAAATATTCCTGGTTCATCTTCGCAGAGTGAAGGTGGCACCTGATTTGGACATCGACTTCCTGTCACGACAAACGCCAGGATTCTCGGGTGCCGACATCGCTAACGTATGCAACGAGGCCGCATTGATTGCCGCAAGACACAATAAGACACAAGTTGGAAAGCAAGATTTCCTGGATGCAGTTGACCGTATCGTGGGTGGACTGGAAAAGAAAACCAAGATTATGACGGCTGGTGAGAAGCGCACCATCGCTCTTCATGAGGCCGGACACGCCACCGTTTCATGGTTCTGCGAGCATGCTCATCCGCTCGTTAAGGTCTCTATTGTGCCGCGTGGAAGAGCCTTAGGCGCCGCATGGTATCTACCCGAAGAGAGACAAATCACCACCAAGGAGCAGATGCTCGACGAGATGTGCGCCTTATTGGGTGGCCGAGCTGCCGAAGAACTGTGCGTAGGACAGATTTCCACTGGTGCCATTAACGACTTGGAGCGTGCTACAAAGAGTTCGTATAGCATGATTGCCTACGCCGGTATGAGCGATGTACTGCCCAACATTTGCTACTACAACAACCAAGAATATCAGTTCCAGCGGCCTTACTCAGAGACCACGGCAAAGATTATTGACGACGAGGTGCTGAAGATGATCAACGAACAGTACGACAGAGCCAAGCAAATACTCACTGAACACAAAGAGGGCCATGCCAAACTGGCAGAACTTTTGCTCACTCGCGAGGTGATATTCGCTAAAGATGTTGAAAAGATATTCGGCAAACGCCCATGGGTCAGCCGCTCACAAGAAATCATGCAGGACAACGAACCCAAGCTGGAAGACATGCCTGAAGAAGTAAAAGCGGCTGAAGAAGAACATCAGAGAACATTGAAAGAGAATAAACAAGAGTTTTAG